TAATACAGTATATAAGTATCTCTCTTTTCTGTTTAGTGAATTCTTTACTGTTTCGAAAAATGAATACATAAACTTATGGAACTTGAGAAACCATAAATTTACTTTAATGGAAGTTGATGGTAAGTACTCAGCTATGgatctttttttgtttttggcaTTGCTTCAATCTACAAAATTCTTACAAGCTGCAAAATTTCGAACCTAGGTGAAAAACATTGGTTTTACTGGGGTATTCCGTTTAATCTTTAAACCATTGGTGGAGGAGTTCCCCTGCTTTGGTGCCATCTCTTATTCATTGAGAGAGAAGGTGAAATACTATGTCTAGTGTTTTGATCTTGTTAGTTCTTGTGGTATTGTGTATTATATAAATTATAACAATATACATTTGACTGTAGAAAAAGCTGGATTTTACTCTCAAAGTTATCGGCGGTGAAATATCATCTATTCCTGGAATTTCCAATGCAATTGAGGTTAGACAATTACCACCCTATCACATCAGACCTCTTTTATGTGCATGCACACAATATATATCTCCTGATACAGCAAAACTAATATGTTTGTCTAGGGAACAATACGTGATGCCATTGAAGACACCTTAACATGGCCAGTAAGAAAAATTGTTCCCATTTTACCCGGAGATTACAGGTATAGTCATTTATTGGTGTATTTCAAGTGAAAATGATGCTTCCAATTGTATCACAATGTCAATGACATTTTTTTGCTGCTTAGTGACCTAGAACTGAAACCTGTTGGAATACTGGAAGTAAAGCTTGTCCAGGCAACGGGCTTAACGAATAAAGACTTGATAGGAAAATCTGATCCCTATGCTGTGTTGTACATACGTCCATTGCATGACAGAATGAAGACTAGTAAAGTAATTGTAAGTCCACAAGCAAATTCGTTTCCTGTTTTTCATATCATGTCTTTTATCTAGAGCTGACTTTGTAACTTCTACAGAACAATGATTTGAGCCCTATCTGGAATGAACACTATGAGTTCATTGTTGAGGATGCATCTACTCAGCATTTGACAGTAAAGATATATGATGATGAAGGGATCCAGGCATCCGAGCTTATTGGTTGTGCTCAAGTGAAGTTAAAGGACCTTCAGCCTGGAAAAGTGAGGGATGTCTGGTTGAAACTTGTCAAAGATCTGGAAGTCCAAAGAGACAGGAAAGATAGGGGTCAGGTAAGCTTtatacatcataaaatttttcttttttctatctaTCTTTTTACCTACATGACAAAATCAAGTATTTTAAAGATCCTATATCGTATTGGACATGCTATAGAAGAAATAATAAATATGGAGATGCTTTTCACAAATTCAGACTTCTAGAGTACAACAAAGTATCAGATAAAGAAGGCCAGATACTTGTAAAGAATGACTAAGTAAGAAATAAAAACAGAAGGTAGTAATTTAATCTGTCACCTGCTATCTGTTGCATTCTTCTTAATACGAAGATAATGATTTTTGCTCTCCAATTTCACATGCACTGGTGTCTTTGTTGTATTATGAGCTTTTTGTTTGATCCAATTTCTTGATTTAATAATGGATTCTGTTATTGGACTTTTGGACATGATGATCTTAACTTAAAAAGGCAAAAAATATCTACAAGGTAGTCTGTTAATAGATTCCTGGACTGAACTCAATAAAGCATGTTTAGGAGAAGCTCACACACCGCAGTGTGAATTGGAATGCATTTACAAATGACTAAAAAaattgtacctaaaaatcttttagCTTTTTATGGATATAGTTGAAGAATGCTCATCCTTATCTTCAGATCTATAATTGTTTCTTTTGTTGTTTCTTTTTCCCCTTCACAAATTCTAAAGCTGGTCAATGAAATGACTGACCAAGTGATATGAAGGGATTATCAACCTGTGTTTGTGAGAAAATGTCAAAGAAAAAGGTTGAGTATTTGGTGCTGTTCTGTTCTTTCCTGTTATGTTTGTTTTATGAAGGCTTAATAAATTATTCTATATCCAGTAGCTTGATATATAGTTATCTACTGATATCTTTTTATGCTATTCCTGTCTTGGGAAGTTTTTTTTGGGTTATGCTCTCTGCAGTTGAATGAGCTTTATATCTGTTGAGTAGGTCTTTTATTTTATCTAATTGGTCTTTTAGGTCTCACTATAGATCCTTCAAGTAACCATAGTTTTAGCAGCCTGGTTCTTTCTCACTTTTTCCATCAAGGTTGCTCTTCCCTTAAATTTTCAAATGATGTTTTATGCTCTATTTTGAAAAATGTCCTATTATGTTACTTTCTAAATTTAGTATGATGTTGTtgttgtcacgccccaaattcgggacataacacgccatgctaccgagggatggagcccatgataacacgaagccaatccatcataatcatctaaaatccgtcaaataaaaagattcaattctattattcatcaaatagtcgaaccaatattggttcagagcatctaaatccaaaagcaagtactaacccgaatctcaacattcataaataactacaaatccatgattataaaataaattaaacttctgctgtcaaactttcaagcttgctatgccaattttcaagcttggattccttttgccgatcctaccttattcctctgttcaaacaaaaaaaaaacaaaaagaatataagctacactagcccagtaagtagaacttgcgcttccttatcggatcaagcataagtttttcatgataatgcaatatttagaaaataataggtaatacaaaataaagcatttcatagagtatataacaaaacaagttataaactcatcatgcatgcataaatcatgtatatttcacaatcatgaatcgtaaatcattttcatcatgtattcatgtcatgtttcaaaacattgctcacagatattcgtgctaaggtcactaaaaagaaaacaaaaagaatatgagctacactagcccagtaagtagaacttgtgcttccttatcggatcaagtataagtttttcatgataatgcaatatttagaaaataacaggtaatacaaaataaagcatttcatagagtatataacaaaacaagttataaactcatcatgcatgcataaatcatatatatttcacaatcatgaatcataaatcattttcatcatgtattcatgtcatgtttcaaaacattgctcacagatattcgtgctaaggtcactattatacccgtgacagagccatatttcttaatcgacagagtttttaattcatgtgccaactttatacccgctggcagggccatgtttcgtgtagatgctagctccggatgtcgaccttcccgaagggattcattcatagccatctgagagcctttgaaatcattatatctttttcttaaagcatacatatacatagatggaaaaacaatgaaattcatgcttcataatcatgctattttcataagacatattcatgaaatcaatgctcataataaaacatgctttttcatatcacatatgtcgatccttattttatgaaaaattatgatttcatcaatagcaattctttgcataaaaacatgatcatttaaaaataaataaggagcataagatccacttacctcattcatcttagatcttcagacttcattagaagaatcagctaatcctatttaaaatatcaaatcatcatcaatttctattccatgaatataataagattaaatcataaggaaagaggactgttgtccggactatccagataccagggcaattcaggatctctgatctgagggtcagattcaagtgacttaatcaagaaatcgtgaagcacagatcgaattaaaatcaagatcaatcaatagggttctttaataatgaatttgaaagatacttgatatgatcaaatgaggttgacatacagcacggatatcaaagcaattttggatcatcttgttagagtcaatatgaacccctaaaagatgaaggcatgacttggtacaggattcatagaccttcttagagagagaaagtagagagagaaagtggagagagaatcttcgtatcctttaaaagtggcaatcatgattgagatcatcagtggtcatatcagggtgacttaatatggattaaccatgatcgatattatcaatttcgaatatggattggattgggatccaatctactgcacgaatttcggagcagtctcaggtcatcatatttttatctcaaatttatcctagggtctataaagcaatcagagagagagaatgatcctagagagataaaatccataaaaatagataaaagggtctacagagagaaaataggaagaaaatctagagagagaaaatatagagagagaatttagagagaggaagtccaattttagagagagaaaaacttaaaagagagagatgagagaaactttctctcacatgcattttttttattattattattttttttctttttctttttcctctctctttattattattattattattattattattattattattattattattattattattattattat
Above is a genomic segment from Elaeis guineensis isolate ETL-2024a chromosome 1, EG11, whole genome shotgun sequence containing:
- the LOC140851910 gene encoding synaptotagmin-5-like; translated protein: MAFLLGLFLGVVVGVGLVMGFVRSENYRSKQRSELAATVAAFSKMTVEDSRKILPAQFYPSWVVFSHRQKLTWLNLELMKIWPYVNEAASELIRTSVEPVLEQYRSAILASLKFSKLTLGTVAPQFTGVSIIEDDISGITMELELQWDGNPSIILDIRTKLGVALPIQVKNIGFTGVFRLIFKPLVEEFPCFGAISYSLREKKKLDFTLKVIGGEISSIPGISNAIEGTIRDAIEDTLTWPVRKIVPILPGDYSDLELKPVGILEVKLVQATGLTNKDLIGKSDPYAVLYIRPLHDRMKTSKVINNDLSPIWNEHYEFIVEDASTQHLTVKIYDDEGIQASELIGCAQVKLKDLQPGKVRDVWLKLVKDLEVQRDRKDRGQVSFIHHKIFLFSIYLFTYMTKSSILKILYRIGHAIEEIINMEMLFTNSDF